The following proteins are encoded in a genomic region of Triticum dicoccoides isolate Atlit2015 ecotype Zavitan chromosome 1B, WEW_v2.0, whole genome shotgun sequence:
- the LOC119329192 gene encoding PRA1 family protein F3-like: MSKYGTIPISSSSSSDAPPPGSSPLDFISRAKARGASALATRQPWRELADPKALAVPRGLGDAYLRARANLAHFSMNYAIVVLGVVFLSLIWHPFSLIVFLACMVAWVFLYFLRDVPLALFGHTIGDGVVLAVLSALTLILLLLTGATGNILTSLLVGLVLVLLHALLHRLADSIDEEAGRWYTPVTPPQPY, translated from the coding sequence ATGTCGAAGTACGGAACCATCCCcatatcctcctcctcctcctcggatgCCCCGCCTCCCGGCTCCTCTCCGCTCGACTTCATCTCCCGGGCCAAGGCCCGCGGCGCGTCGGCACTCGCGACGCGCCAACCCTGGCGTGAGCTGGCCGACCCAAAGGCCCTCGCCGTGCCCCGGGGGCTAGGGGACGCCTACCTCCGCGCCCGCGCCAACCTCGCGCATTTCTCCATGAACTACGCCATCGTggtcctcggcgtcgtcttcctcTCCCTGATCTGGCACCCCTTCTCCCTCATCGTCTTCCTCGCCTGCATGGTTGCCTGGGTCTTCCTCTACTTCCTCCGCGACGTCCCGCTCGCTCTCTTCGGCCACACCATCGGTGACGGCGTCGTGCTCGCCGTCCTCTCGGCCCTCACGCTCATCCTGCTCCTGCTCACCGGAGCCACCGGCAACATCCTCACCTCGCTGCTCGTCGGGCTGGTGCTCGTCCTGCTGCACGCCTTGCTGCATCGCCTCGCAGACAGCATCGACGAGGAGGCCGGACGGTGGTACACACCCGTCACACCGCCGCAGCCGTACTAG